GACTCCACCACCGGTCCCCCCACTACCGCCCATGTCTCCAAAGGCAGCACTATCCTTACCCAAATCGGCGAATGACAAAACGTCGATACCACTCCGTCCTGCGCGTTGAGCCAACGCGAGACTTGGGGATTTGGAAAGAGGATGAACATATGAATACACGACACGTACACAAGATCTCGTACGTGGAGTATTGAGCGCATGAAACAAAGTGTACAACCACGATAGTGCCGCAGAACATACTGATAGGAACGGCATCCTTGAGTAGCATACCATGTTGGCGGCTGTGAACTCTGCAAACTTTGTGCTGAACCAACAAAGGAATGCTTCCGCGGAAAAGTATGCGGCAGGACTGCTTCGTAAAGTCTCCAGTTTTAGAAAGTAGATATTCCGATCAACACACTGCAGCGATGATTAGTCAGTCTTGCAGTTCCAACATCCGGTGCATGTCCATGGCAGATCGCAAAGTCCTTCTTCTGGCTAGCGGCCGCTGGGGAGATGCACGTGATTGTGACAGCCTGACTTTCTGATCGCAACTTCTACCCAGCAACTTGATTGCCACGCCACGCCACGCCCCCACCCAATTGCTGGCCCTCTGATCCACAGCAGAGCCGTACGAAGCTCAAGACGTTGGCGACGCCAAACGTTTGGCCCGTGTTAGCTGTCCCCGCAGTACGGTCGTCTTGACGCCGAACAGCTACTGCCGGGCCTCGCAGAGGCCACGCGActgacgacaacgacaactaCAACGACAActacaacgacaacgacaacgacaacgacgacaaaGACAACGACGACGCCCATACAAACACGTCAATACTGCCAACACCGCCAAGATGAGCAGACGCGACTTCCTGTCTATGCCTGCGCCCGAGAACTATGTAGCTGGTCTCGGGCGTGGTGCTACCGGGTTCACGACCAGAAGCGATCTTGGTCCGGCACGGGAGGGCCCTTCTGAGGAGCAGATGAAGGAAATGTTGGCCAAGCGCGCGGCTTCTTTAGGCCAAGCGGCCCCATCTGCCTATGGTGTCACGGAGAAAaaggaggaagaggacgaCGAGGCAGATCGATTCCAGGACCCCGATAACGAGGTGGGTTTGTTCTCGAGCGGCATGAACTACGAcaaggacgacgacgaagcaGACCGCATATACCAGGAAGTGGACGAGAAAATGGACAAGCGGCGGCGAGTGAGACGGTTAGTACCCATGTTCTCTTTTCCCTTTGCCCTTTTATCTTTTGCTCGAAGTATTCATCGTGTTTTTCGCCACGAACAGATACCGATGTCCGACCTAGGGAAGCTCGCGAGCAACAAGAACGAGACGAATACGAAAAAAACAACCCCAAGATTCAACTCCAGTTCGCCGACCTGAAGCGTGCGCTCGGCGCTGTATCGGAAGAAGAATGGGCTGCGCTACCCGAGGTTGGAGACATGACGGGCAAGGCGAAGCGCGCGCGAGAAGCTCGCATGGCAAATGCACGATCGTATGCGGTACCTGACAGCGTTCTGTCCGCCGCGTCCAAATCTGGCGAGCTGGAGACTTCCATATCCACAGGCGACTCCGACTCGGGCACCATGACCAACTTTGCCTCCATCGGTGCTGCACAACTGTCCGCTTTGACGGTGCGACTAGATTCGGCGGCGTCGAGCAACCCCGGTACGCAGACAACGACAACCTCAGGGACGGCAACTTCGGTCGACCCCAAAGGTTACATCACGGCGTTGGACAAGAAGGAAATGCAGGGCGGCGAAGTGCCAGTGGAAGACATAAACCGCGCGCGTGTCTTATTGGAGTCGGCAGTCAAGACGAACGTCAACAACGGCCCCGGTTATGTTGCGCTAGCACGTCTCGAAGAAGTTGCAGGCAAGATTCACACCGCAAAGAAGGTCATCCAGAAAGGTTGCGACATGTGTCCCAAGTCGATCGTTGTGTGGGAGGAAGCCATCCGACTGAACCGCGAGAACTTGCACAACGCCAAGATCATCGCTGCCAACGGCATCAAGCTTAACCCAAAGGCTATTGTGCTGTGGAAAGCAGCCATCGACCTAGAGCAGACGCCAGCAGCTAGGAAGAAGGTCACTCGACAAGCATTGGATCACAACCCTCAGTCTGTGGAGCTCTGGAAGACCTTGATCAACGACACCGAAGACATCGAGAATGTAAAACTGCTGTTTGCAAAGGCTACAGACACGGTCCCGCTCTCAGAAGAGCTGTGGATCTCCTATGCGCGTGTGAGCGATGCAGACGCCGCTCAGCAGGTCTTGAACAAGGCGCGCAAAGCCATTCCTACCAGTTGGGCGATTTGGGTACACGCTTGCAGACTGCAAGAAGAGCTTGGAAAGGTCGACATTTGCGACAAGATCATGGAACGCGCGGTCAAGGCCTTGATTAAGGAGAACGCTATGATCAAGCGCGAAGAGTGGCTGGCACAAGCCGAGATTTGTGAAGAGGAGGGCGACAAAGTGACTGCGGGCTCCATTGTGAAAGCGACCATCGGTTGGGGTctggacgaggacgacgaaCGACGCGACACTTGGCTGGAAGACGCAAAGAGCATCTCCAATAGAGGTCACTACGAAACAGCCCGGGCTATTCTTGGGCACTGTGTATCCGTTTTCCCATACTCGACCACAGTCTGGCATGCGTCTGCCGACCTTGAGAAGCATCACGGGACTACCGAGTCGCTTCTTAGTGTCCTTGAGCGTGCTGTCAACGCCTGCCCGAACTCGGAATCGTTGTGGCTGCTGTATGCACGAGAAAGGTGGCAGGCCGGAGATATTGAGGGTGCTCGTCAGGTGTTAGGACGATCGTTCGAGCAACTTCCAGGTAACGAGAATCTCTACACAAGAGCTGTCGACTTTGAAGCGGACGCTGGCAACTACGAACAGGCGCGCAGTTTCTTGAAGGTTGCGCGAGATTCGGCTGCCACCGATCGCATATTTATGAAGTCTGCGGTTCTCGAGCGCCAACTCGGCGACTACGAAACTGCTATCGATATCTGCAACCAAGGCCTGCAAAACTGGCCCGGCAGTTGGAAGTTGCACGCCATCAAGGGGCAGATTTACGAGCAGCTGTCGAAGCTGAAGGAGGCACAAGAAGCACTCAGCATTGGCACAAGAGCCGCACCAAAGTCACCTATGCTCTACATTCTGCTCTCGAGAATACAAGAGAAGACCGGTGCTGTCGTCAAAGCTCGCTCGACACTTGACCGCGGTCGCCAGCAGAACCCCAAGAACGCTGACCTCCTCTGCGAATCGGTCCGCCTGGAACACCGCCAGGGCAACATCCCCGCTGCCCAAAAAGTCATGGCTACTGCTCTCCAAGACTGTCCTACTTCCGGACTTCTCTGGGCTGAGAAGATCATGCATCTCGAATCTAGGACCCAACGGAAACCGCGCGCCCTCGAAGCTATCAAGAAAGTTGAAAAGGACCCGCAGCTCTTTGTGGTCGTTGCTCGCATCTTCTGGTCCGAACGGAGGCTTGACAAAGCGGCTACTTGGTTCACAAAGGCGGTGGTCCTGGATCCAGACTACGGTGACGGATGGGTCTGGTTTTACAAGTTCCTTGAGCAGCATGGGAcggaggagaagaagcaggaAGTGTTGAGCAAGGCCGCGATGGCGGAACCAAAGCATGGGGAGATTTGGCAAAGTGTAAACAAGGATCCAAAGAATGCGCGACTCGGTGTTGAGGAGGTATTGAAGCTTGCAGCTAGTAAGGCGGAGTAGTTCTTCATTACTACTGAGTAGTTCGTTACCACCTGTATACACAATACGCCGACCGAAACCTATATCCATACCAAATATCGATTTCACCACATGCGATCTTCATTGCCCTCAAACGTCGTAGAAGCGCTAGGTACTGGCGAATAACACGAAACGAGCGGCCGTGTCGTGCAGTCGTGACGTTCGGCTGAGGATACTCTTGCAGCTACTGCACTCTACAACAAAAAAATATAGTAGATTCTAGATAACCCTACCCTAaaaataaccctaaccttaagCTAACTCTAACCTTAAACTAACTTTAGCCCTAAGATTTTGTTACAAACATACCGGTAATCCTAACATGTTTATTTTATCTTCTAAATAGGTTTAGAAGATAATCCCTAGCGTTGGTCAGGTGGAGCTGCCAAGGCACGGTTGAGCTCTTGGCGTTGGTCAGCTCAAGCGTGTCCTGCGTTCGGCTCCCCACGCGGACCACACCCGGAACAGCCCGCCTATGATTGCCGCACCGGCACGTCGCACATTGGCCGGCCTGTGTGCTCAATGATTCAGTTTACTATGGTATCCGGCAAATGTACCTA
The window above is part of the Ascochyta rabiei chromosome 1, complete sequence genome. Proteins encoded here:
- a CDS encoding U4/U6 x U5 tri-snRNP complex subunit Prp1; this encodes MSRRDFLSMPAPENYVAGLGRGATGFTTRSDLGPAREGPSEEQMKEMLAKRAASLGQAAPSAYGVTEKKEEEDDEADRFQDPDNEVGLFSSGMNYDKDDDEADRIYQEVDEKMDKRRRVRREAREQQERDEYEKNNPKIQLQFADLKRALGAVSEEEWAALPEVGDMTGKAKRAREARMANARSYAVPDSVLSAASKSGELETSISTGDSDSGTMTNFASIGAAQLSALTVRLDSAASSNPGTQTTTTSGTATSVDPKGYITALDKKEMQGGEVPVEDINRARVLLESAVKTNVNNGPGYVALARLEEVAGKIHTAKKVIQKGCDMCPKSIVVWEEAIRLNRENLHNAKIIAANGIKLNPKAIVLWKAAIDLEQTPAARKKVTRQALDHNPQSVELWKTLINDTEDIENVKLLFAKATDTVPLSEELWISYARVSDADAAQQVLNKARKAIPTSWAIWVHACRLQEELGKVDICDKIMERAVKALIKENAMIKREEWLAQAEICEEEGDKVTAGSIVKATIGWGLDEDDERRDTWLEDAKSISNRGHYETARAILGHCVSVFPYSTTVWHASADLEKHHGTTESLLSVLERAVNACPNSESLWLLYARERWQAGDIEGARQVLGRSFEQLPGNENLYTRAVDFEADAGNYEQARSFLKVARDSAATDRIFMKSAVLERQLGDYETAIDICNQGLQNWPGSWKLHAIKGQIYEQLSKLKEAQEALSIGTRAAPKSPMLYILLSRIQEKTGAVVKARSTLDRGRQQNPKNADLLCESVRLEHRQGNIPAAQKVMATALQDCPTSGLLWAEKIMHLESRTQRKPRALEAIKKVEKDPQLFVVVARIFWSERRLDKAATWFTKAVVLDPDYGDGWVWFYKFLEQHGTEEKKQEVLSKAAMAEPKHGEIWQSVNKDPKNARLGVEEVLKLAASKAE